One genomic window of Candidatus Protochlamydia phocaeensis includes the following:
- a CDS encoding alpha/beta hydrolase family protein, which yields MNKMHLKIFSIFMFLSLASLTLHAALSKDQALKQENQKILDISERMTHFYDLKNNEDIKDITEQVLESPDTKPDVKEEIKAYHRRIYLFRYPSDGLSIKGFVSLPAGPACHPLLVLFRWGNRNFALFNPGLDMANYRDYAVISSTLRGGVSEGQDEFGGTDIDDMKNLIAFYPQLANKLHACPRPTHLYMLGPSRGGLEMFLMLARYPQLQNKVEKIVALSSILDLHRQITDREDMKTMFMHDFGLSADNAETWIKQRDPLETVPYLRKSLPILIIQGTKDQRVDLEEGHHMVEKLQEHGNPVTYWELEGGNHTLRNIPHLMDDIGHWLESPLPHSPPDHAR from the coding sequence ATGAACAAGATGCACCTAAAGATCTTTTCAATTTTTATGTTTCTAAGCTTGGCTTCGTTAACGCTTCATGCAGCCCTCTCCAAAGATCAAGCGCTTAAGCAAGAAAATCAAAAAATTCTGGATATATCTGAGCGCATGACGCATTTTTATGATCTAAAAAATAATGAAGACATCAAAGATATTACCGAACAAGTGCTTGAGAGCCCGGATACCAAGCCGGACGTTAAAGAGGAAATTAAAGCCTACCATCGCCGTATTTATCTTTTCCGCTATCCAAGCGATGGCCTCTCTATTAAAGGTTTTGTGAGCTTGCCGGCAGGTCCCGCTTGCCATCCTTTGCTTGTACTGTTCCGCTGGGGGAATCGCAATTTTGCCTTATTTAATCCTGGCTTGGACATGGCCAATTATCGCGATTACGCCGTCATTTCTTCTACTTTAAGAGGAGGGGTCAGTGAAGGGCAGGATGAATTTGGAGGAACGGATATTGATGACATGAAAAATTTGATCGCCTTTTATCCTCAGCTAGCCAATAAACTGCACGCATGCCCTCGACCGACACACCTCTATATGCTCGGGCCTAGCAGAGGGGGGTTGGAAATGTTTTTAATGCTGGCACGTTATCCTCAGCTGCAAAACAAAGTCGAGAAAATCGTTGCGCTTTCTTCTATTCTTGATTTGCATCGGCAAATTACAGACCGCGAAGATATGAAAACCATGTTCATGCATGATTTTGGCCTCTCTGCAGATAATGCAGAAACGTGGATTAAACAGCGGGATCCGCTGGAAACCGTTCCTTATTTAAGAAAATCCCTCCCCATCTTGATTATACAAGGCACAAAAGATCAACGCGTCGATCTGGAAGAGGGGCACCATATGGTGGAAAAATTGCAAGAGCATGGTAATCCGGTCACTTATTGGGAGCTAGAAGGTGGCAATCACACCCTGAGGAATATCCCCCATTTAATGGATGACATTGGCCATTGGTTGGAATCCCCCCTTCCTCATTCTCCCCCTGATCATGCGCGCTAG